A section of the Bombus terrestris chromosome 2, iyBomTerr1.2, whole genome shotgun sequence genome encodes:
- the LOC100644837 gene encoding E3 ubiquitin-protein ligase UBR2, with translation MSSENLQEHLYQNTEDMEPPPSLPTFQNFSHSCVNVWMEKMNKGILSCTHFNEHWRVWVPRIYSPQRNTNCLDWVFDEEAAKKVLFNTLKEFICNGDPNIVLKELSQMDNVICGKVFKMGEATYSCRECGVDSTCVLCADCFKQSAHRNHKYRMGTSSGGGFCDCGDIEAWKKEPFCNTHLAGIQAKESRGNKLPGDIAERAVITFEAILRYCHTMLSLEHTIGLPPDLCSNNTADDDYCIGDYCTVLFNDETHTFDQVINTLIRVMHCSQRDALEFVTSVDRDGRAVVKCAEFHECKELQNDIEKFTSRHSNRALKVLVVHAHVIAHQIFAMLLLHWLQQFINPCESFRVLFSNVALNTKLPVISIVEGILMKDSQLWKSARTAWHRLLMSGMLMEYESKRALAIVFTYNYGSIMKDYIRDDHDHSFSIVSFSVQLFTVPTLAHHLIAHHDVLFILLNTFISESSRRCNAAGKLEFERDTPNTSFKRALYMLQDLRYLLSSKPDVWTDELRKSFLQGLSLLLTLLSSMQCMDSVVRQVGQHMEYEPEWESAFNLHIRLSPVISLALQWCGSDQIVLIKAFRLVLRKLYEQPGHEIGPPQVRELADHSATCLQYDVSSEPVSIHLPLSRFLAGLFPYLEMHDLHFQCAEFINHTKPTLEQIIEPVLATQVMIAQVHSGMWKRNGYSLLNQLYFYHNVKCRSEMLDRDIILLQAGASLIESNEFLIHVLNKFNLLQWASSDFDVNAVKYLEDENIRQTLVEEFLGLLITIIGERYVLGVGQVTADDILKKEIIQQLCIKALSHSELSKTLSDDTYLETEMEKVIQDIADFKKPSQVSGGKGVYELKPHLYSEYNVFFYHYTKEEVSNSEETQRKRRKTLGELQCCPPPKLPKLTEVFSLVTNLLQCDVMLHIMQIVLERALNCKPRRFSESQVHKILHLIGYALQEQESGYYPFFAFTTRAAKWKIYKLLEVLSNTPRIEAHKDLLTWILTKYREVAGNTPMDVSTTPTASRTENVETDKEWRTKMAAEKRARIMAQMAAMQKHFMKKNAELFEEAALDVNKSNDQDSSMNSKKCPQKIPVAVGIGQTSRISGEETYKTCILCQEDQIVTAAGQAMVLAAFIQQSTVLCQHRANTNEPDPLYLSAKLGASPHIGTCGHVMHVNCWQEYFNNVLAKENRRPFRLRQPASFDVEKHEYLCPLCECLSNTILPLLPSLRTLQPTPQNQPELDFRTWLEALSITMQVRCGLSENLHKPKCIQDEHDPTCRYCIMPVPCHIQAIRNQLGNVENMFELNYNQTGPSISENLISTIQLFAQAIYTKEFGTEPDEDDERVPLLAWKSTAYSIHAIEFLLREMNKPLLGALSSRQRDSLEGLARISAVLGSKCQLRTSTKVTWTDRDIIQNNAISLLTLLLKASPEGPSIFDWDPFGVLIPLINSFPSLFCTSFKAVPSIITGGIFEFYALQLIFISLIVKILLTSDFNEEMDVDNPETTENTFSESILTLAQVLNINVGTQVVANIWRRVTNASLPFLRCCALYFHYICDVPAPEELTKIDGATYENICAYLGLPTTCDELVKPNLDIIIKLINIWKSHPTVQMHLSGASTVTLIKEPLKVNRLVELPEDYSELINMISSFTCPNSVREDSKTPTLCLVCGEMLCSQSYCCQFELNDALVGACTYHASKCGAGVGLFLRIRECEILFLRISNRGSFACPPYLDEYGETDQGLRRGNPLRLCHDKYRQLNQMWLGHGLYESISRAIESSSSPMSTRWQHL, from the coding sequence atgaGTAGTGAAAATTTACAAGAACATCTATATCAAAATACTGAAGATATGGAGCCACCACCATCTTTGCCTACTTTCCAAAATTTTAGTCATTCATGCGTAAATGTATGGatggaaaaaatgaataaagGAATACTGTCATGTACCCATTTTAATGAGCATTGGAGAGTCTGGGTTCCACGGATATATAGTCCACAACGAAATACCAATTGTTTAGATTGGGTTTTTGATGAAGAAGCAGCAAAAAAAGtactttttaatactttaaaagAGTTTATTTGTAATGGAGATCCAAATATTGTACTAAAAGAACTAAGTCAAATGGATAATGTGATATGCGGTAAAGTGTTCAAAATGGGTGAGGCTACATATAGTTGTAGAGAGTGTGGTGTGGATTCAACATGTGTCTTGTGCGCAGATTGTTTTAAGCAATCAGCTCATCGTAATCATAAGTATAGAATGGGTACTTCTAGTGGTGGAGGATTTTGCGATTGTGGAGATATAGAAGCTTGGAAAAAAGAACCATTTTGTAACACACATCTAGCTGGAATACAAGCTAAAGAATCTCGTGGAAATAAATTACCTGGAGATATAGCAGAAAGAGCAGTAATAACTTTTGAGGCAATATTAAGATATTGCCATACAATGTTATCTTTGGAACATACAATTGGATTACCTCCTGATTTGTGTTCTAATAATACAGCAGATGATGATTATTGTATAGGAGATTATTGTACAGTTCTTTTCAATGATGAGACTCATACATTTGATCAAGTAATTAATACTCTTATACGTGTTATGCATTGCTCACAAAGAGATGCATTAGAGTTTGTAACAAGTGTTGATAGAGATGGCAGAGCTGTTGTGAAGTGTGCAGAATTCCATGAGTGTAAAGAATTACAGAATGATATTGAAAAATTCACATCACGACATAGCAATCGAGCATTAAAAGTACTTGTAGTTCATGCTCATGTAATTGCTCATCAAATATTTGCTATGTTACTTTTACATTGGCTACAACAATTTATAAATCCCTGTGAAAGTTTTAGGGTGCTTTTCAGTAATGTTGCGCTCAATACAAAATTACCAGTTATTTCCATTGTAGAAGGTATACTTATGAAAGATTCACAGTTATGGAAATCTGCAAGAACAGCATGGCACAGATTACTAATGTCTGGAATGCTTATGGAATATGAAAGCAAAAGAGCTCTAGCAATTGTTTTTACATATAATTACGGTTCTATTATGAAAGATTACATAAGAGATGATCATGATCATTCATTTTCTATTGTCTCATTCTCTGTACAATTATTTACAGTTCCAACATTAGCGCACCATCTTATTGCACATCATGATGTACTGTTTATCTTATTAAACACGTTTATTTCGGAAAGTTCACGAAGATGTAATGCAGCAGGAAAGTTGGAATTTGAAAGAGATACTCCTAATACTTCATTTAAAAGAGCTCTATATATGCTCCAAGATTTACGATATTTACTAAGCTCCAAACCAGATGTTTGGACTGATGAATTAAGAAAAAGCTTTTTACAAGGGCTTTCACTTTTGCTCACATTACTTAGCAGTATGCAATGCATGGATTCTGTAGTGAGACAAGTTGGTCAGCATATGGAATATGAACCTGAGTGGGAATCTGcatttaatttacatattagACTATCTCCAGTTATTAGTCTTGCATTACAATGGTGTGGTTCAGATCAAATTGTTCTAATAAAAGCTTTTCGGTTAGTTTTAAGAAAGCTATATGAACAGCCAGGACATGAGATTGGTCCACCTCAAGTGAGAGAATTGGCAGATCATAGTGCAACATGTCTCCAATATGACGTATCATCTGAACCAGTATCTATACATCTTCCACTTTCCAGATTTTTAGCAGGTCTTTTTCCATATCTTGAAATGCATGACTTACATTTTCAGTGTGCAGAGTTTATCAATCATACAAAGCCAACATTAGAACAGATCATAGAACCGGTATTAGCAACCCAAGTAATGATTGCACAAGTACATAGTGGTATGTGGAAGAGGAATGGATATTCGTTGTTGAATCagttatatttttatcacaATGTTAAATGCCGTTCAGAAATGTTAGACAGAGATATTATCTTGCTTCAAGCCGGAGCATCTTTAATAGAAAGTAATGAATTTTTGATccatgttttaaataaatttaatcttttacaATGGGCAAGTTCAGACTTTGATGTAAATGCTGTCAAGTATCTTGAAGATGAAAATATCAGGCAAACTTTAGTTGAAGAATTTCTAGGATTACTTATAACAATAATAGGAGAAAGATATGTACTTGGAGTTGGACAAGTTACTGCTGATgatattttgaaaaaagaaatcattCAACAATTATGTATTAAAGCTCTTTCTCATTCAGAGCTTAGTAAAACATTATCAGATGATACATATTTGGAAACTGAAATGGAAAAGGTAATACAAGATATTGCAGATTTTAAAAAACCTTCACAAGTATCAGGAGGGAAAGGTGTATATGAACTAAAACCTCACTTATATTCGGAATATAATGTATTCTTTTATCATTATACAAAAGAGGAAGTAAGTAACTCTGAAGAAACACAACGAAAACGGAGAAAAACTTTAGGAGAATTACAATGTTGTCCACCTCCTAAACTTCCTAAATTAACAGAAGTATTTAGTTTAGTAACTAATTTATTACAATGTGATgttatgttacatattatgcAAATTGTATTAGAAAGAGCACTTAATTGTAAACCTCGCAGATTTTCAGAATCACAAGTACATAAAATTTTACATCTTATTGGGTATGCTCTTCAAGAACAAGAATCTGGTTATTATCCTTTTTTTGCTTTTACAACAAGGGCTGCAAAGTGGAAAATCTATAAATTGTTAGAAGTTTTATCTAATACTCCACGTATAGAAGCTCATAAAGATTTATTAACATGGATTTTAACAAAATACAGAGAAGTTGCTGGTAATACTCCAATGGATGTTAGTACAACACCTACTGCATCACGTACAGAAAATGTTGAAACTGATAAAGAATGGAGAACAAAAATGGCAGCAGAAAAACGAGCAAGAATAATGGCACAAATGGCTGCTATgcagaaacattttatgaaaaagaatGCTGAATTATTTGAAGAGGCAGCTTTAGATGTGAATAAATCTAATGACCAAGACTCTAGTATGAATTCAAAAAAATGCCCTCAAAAAATACCTGTTGCTGTTGGTATTGGACAAACATCCAGAATATCCGGTGAAGAGACTTATAAAACTTGTATTTTATGTCAGGAAGATCAAATCGTAACAGCAGCTGGCCAAGCAATGGTGTTAGCTGCATTTATTCAACAATCTACAGTTCTCTGTCAACACAGGGCTAATACTAATGAACCTGATCCATTATATCTTTCTGCAAAGCTTGGTGCATCACCACACATTGGTACTTGTGGTCATGTAATGCATGTTAATTGTTGGCAAGAATATTTTAACAATGTTCTTGCAAAAGAGAATAGAAGACCATTCCGTTTGCGACAACCGGCAAGTTTTGATGTGGAGAAACATGAATATCTTTGCCCACTTTGCGAATGTCTCAGTAACACTATCTTACCTCTTTTACCATCTTTAAGAACATTACAACCAACTCCTCAAAATCAACCTGAACTTGATTTTCGTACATGGTTGGAGGCTTTAAGTATTACGATGCAAGTTAGATGTGGATTAAgtgaaaatttacataaaccAAAATGTATTCAAGACGAACACGATCCGACATGTCGGTATTGCATAATGCCAGTTCCATGTCATATACAAGCTATTCGTAATCAACTtggaaatgtagaaaatatgtTTGAGTTAAATTATAATCAAACTGGTCCATCCATTtcagaaaatttaatatctacAATTCAACTTTTTGCACAAGCAATATACACAAAAGAATTTGGCACCGAACCAGATGAAGATGATGAAAGAGTACCATTATTAGCATGGAAATCAACAGCATACAGTATTCATGCTATAGAATTTCTTCTTCGTGAAATGAATAAACCTTTATTAGGTGCTTTGTCATCTAGACAAAGAGACAGTCTAGAAGGACTTGCAAGAATTTCTGCTGTATTGGGATCTAAATGTCAATTACGTACTAGTACAAAAGTGACATGGACAGATAGGGATATTATCCAAAATAATGCAATTTCTCTTTTAACTCTATTGTTAAAAGCTTCACCCGAAGGCCCAAGTATTTTTGATTGGGATCCATTTGGAGTGCTTATtcctttaattaattcatttccTAGTCTTTTTTGTACAAGCTTTAAGGCTGTACCATCAATCATTACTGgtggaatatttgaattttatgcCTTGCAGCTTATATTTATATCcttaatagtaaaaatattattaacatcAGATTTTAATGAAGAGATGGATGTAGATAACCCAGAAACAACTGAAAATACATTCTCCGAATCAATCTTAACATTGGCTCAAGTTTTAAACATTAATGTTGGCACTCAGGTTGTTGCTAATATATGGAGACGAGTCACAAATGCTTCTTTACCTTTTCTTAGATGTTGTGCTCTCTATTTTCATTACATATGTGATGTTCCAGCACCAGAAGAACTAACTAAAATAGATGGAGCTACATATGAAAATATCTGTGCATATTTGGGATTACCAACAACATGTGATGAATTAGTAAAGCCAAATttagatataattataaaattaataaatatttggaaaagcCATCCCACTGTTCAAATGCATCTATCTGGTGCTAGTACAGTCACACTAATAAAAGAACCTTTGAAAGTTAACAGATTAGTGGAGCTTCCAGAAGATTATAGTGAGTTGATAAACATGATATCGTCGTTTACGTGCCCAAATAGCGTCCGTGAAGATTCTAAAACACCGACGCTGTGCCTAGTATGTGGCGAAATGTTATGTTCTCAAAGTTATTGTTGTCAATTTGAATTGAACGATGCACTGGTCGGTGCGTGCACATATCACGCAAGTAAATGTGGAGCTGGAGTAGGATTATTCTTACGAATACGAGAGTGTGAAATTCTTTTCCTAAGAATCTCGAATCGAGGATCCTTTGCTTGTCCGCCTTACTTGGACGAATATGGAGAAACAGATCAAGGTTTACGAAGAGGGAATCCACTTCGACTATGTCATGATAAATACAGGCAACTGAATCAAATGTGGTTAGGGCATGGGCTATATGAATCCATATCAAGGGCTATTGAATCTTCAAGTAGTCCTATGTCAACCCGGTGGCAGCATCTATAA